The sequence gaactgatttctgaaaatgttacctcaaggcactttacaaaacaagcaaatccaatttatatacagaaatacatCTTCAATCTATTCCAATCAAACAGACAGCTTTAAAGTTGATGACATACATTTCAGTTCCTAATGCGTTCACTTTCTGTTtattatacagtacagaccaaaagtttggacacaccttctcattcaaagagttttctttattttcatgactatgaatattgtagcttcacactgaaggcatcaaaactatgaattaacacatgtggaattatatactgaacaaaaagtgtgaaacaactgaaaatatgtcttatattataggttcttcaaagtagccaccttttgctttgattactgctcctcacactcttggcattctgttgatgagcttcaagaggtagtcatctgaaatggttttccaacagtctcttgaaggagttcccagagatgcttagcacttgttggcccttttgccttcactctgcggtccagctcacctcaaaccatctcgattgggttcaggtccggtgactgtggaggccaggtcatctggtgcagcaccccatcactctccttcttggttaaatagcccttacacagcctggaggtgtgtttggggtcattgtcctgttgaaaaataaatgatggtctaACTAAACCATCATAGCATGGAATAGCATggcgctgcaagatgctgtggtagccatgctggttcagtatgccttcaattttgaataaatccccaacagtgtcaccagcaaagcaaccccacaccatcacacctcctcctccatgcttcacggtgggaaccaggcatgtagagtccatccgttcacctcttctgcgccacacaaagacatggtggttggaaccaaagatctcaaacttggactcatcagaccaaagcacagatttccactggtctaatgtccattctttgtgttctttagcccaaacaagtctcttctgcttgttgcctgtcctcagcagtggtttcctagcagctattttaccatgaaggcctgattcacacagtctcctcttaacagttgttctagagatgtgtctgctgctagaactctgtgtggcattgacctgttctctaatatgagctgctgttaacctgcgatttctgaggctggtgactcggatgaacttatcgtccgcagcagaggtgactcttggtcttcctttcctggggcggtcctcatgtgaaccAGTTTTTTTGTAGgccttgatggtttttgcgactgcacttggggacactttcaaagttttcccaattattcggactgactgaccttcatttcttaaagtaatgatggccactcgtttttctttacttagctgcttttttcttgccataatacaaattctaacagtctattcagtaggactatcagctgtgtactgtatccacctcctgcacaacacaactgatgctCCCAACaaccatttataaggcttgaaatcccacttattaaacctgacagggcacacctgtgaagtgaaaaccatttcaggtgactacctcttgaagctcatcaacagaatgccaagagtgtgcggagcagtaatcaaagcaaaaggtggctactttgaagaacctagaatataagacatattttcagttgtttcacacttttttgttcagtatataattccacatgtgttaattcatagttttgatgccttcagtgtgaagctacaatattcatagtcatgaaaataaggaaaactctgaatgagaaggtgtgtccaaacctttggtctgtacagtACCCATTACTAAAAAGTTCTCTAGGGAAACCAAACTGATTGCTTTTTGGTACCCACATTGCGGCTTTCCCTCCTTTGAACGAGCATGTCAGGGGACAGCGGATTGCATTGAGTCGTTGACTTTGCATCAGTCATACTGAGCttgcatgtggcaacagtggaaaggaaaactaccttttaacaggaagaaaactcTCACAGAACCTGGCTTACTGTTTGCAGTTATCTGCTGTTACCAGATGTAATGGGGTGTAAGagaacagacacacaaaaaactaCAGAGGCACTGATACAGAAATACTTTCTACTCCAGCCTTACAGATTAATAAGAATTTAATTATGGGTGTGACCCATATATGGAGGATTGAGTCCTCAGCGCAGctcccaggttcgagtcccaaCCCTCccaacctgtgctgcatgtcttgcccctctctccaccccacttcctgtctgcttacttaaagaaaataacaaaaaacgaAAGGCCACTTGTgccacataaagaaaaaaatactataTACAACTATACCTCACATAATTAAACTAACTTGCTAACACTACTAACACAAAAGGAACAGTCGAGTATCAGTATCATTATAACTGTTTAACATATATCTAGTGATGCATGATGTCCATTTTAAAGGGCAAATGATTAATTTCCTTCCAACATCAATACCCCTTTATTTTAAGCTCCATAAATCCTTAATTGTTAATGTATGTGAGTTGTAGGTTTACCAGCAAGGCTTTATGTTATGACTGTAAAAGTTTTTGAGAGTTTAGAGTTGTTGCACACTAGGGGTGAGTGAATGAAGAGACACACTAGAAATTATAAAGGGGTTTATATGCAAGAACGCTGTAGAGAACATTTGTATGACGGCTTTTAAATagtggttccagtgttgtggccATCATGCAAGAAAGGGTCAACAGTTTGTGTTCCTTTCTTTTTCAGTCAGCCCAAAATCCCTCATTTCAAAGACTGATCCTTTGGGGATTGTTCTGCTGGGCAGGACTGGGACAGGCAGAAGCTCCTCCGGAAACATGATCCTGGGTAGACCAGCCTTCTGGGTCGAGTTGTCCCCCTCCTCTAAAACCACAAGGTGCAGGAGACAGACCGGGATAGTAGGCAGTCGAAGTGTCTCAGTAATCGACACCCCGGGGTTCTTCCATACAGACCTGTCCCCACAGGATGTCATGGCAGAGGTGGGTCAGAGTGTCAGCTTGTACTCTCCTGGACCCCATGTGTTTTTGGTGACCCTACAGCTTGGCAGGTACACGCAGGAGGAGAGAGAGGCCTTGGAGTGGATGAAGGCGATGTTTGGGCCAGAGGTATCCAGGTTTACCATGGTCCTGTTCACCTGGGGGGACCAGCTGCAAGGCAAATGTGTCGAGTCCTTCCTGGAAGAGAGTCCAGAACTGTCTGAGTTTGTCAGCAGCTGCCATGGGGGGTATCATGTCTTTGACAACAGCAGGCAGGAAGAAATGTCAGGGCACTCCGAGCAAGTCATGCAACTTCTGAAGAAGATTGACGAGATTGTTTCAAACAACCAAGGCGACTGCTACAGCAATGTGATGTACAAGGAGGCTGAAAGTGCCATAAGGGAGACACGGGAGAGGATGCTGGAGGAAAGAGGACACAAACTTCAGGAGGCAGAAGGAGagcagaacacagcagacatggaGAGAACAaggaaggaggaagaagaggccAGGAAGAGAGCTGAGAGGCTTTTTTGGTGCGAGCTCATGGCTGCACTGGGCAGAGGCGCTGCGGAGGGGGCGGGCATCATGGGCAAGGATAAAAGCAAACAAGTTAAGAAGGCGAAAGTGGTGGAAAAGGCGATGGGTCTGGCGGTTTCACCTTTCTTCATGAAATCAGCTGCAAAAGTGCTGGAAGGAGCAGTGAAAGAAGGAAGCAAGGTgatgcagaaacacaaaaaaactctgCTGCACTGACAAGACTTGCCGACTACATGGTCATTTGAGTGTTTGAGTCAAGATGGATCAACTTTATTACAAAGACATTATGTGTGAAAGGAAACTCACAGCAGCATGTTGAACACATCAGTCTCTGCACATCTTAAGAGCACTTTAAGACTGAAGTAATTTGTGTTTCAGTTTgctctgaaaacaaaacataagcAGATCTTTGAGTGAAGAATTCATCATGTAATACAGAAAGAAGCATGTGGATTTCCAATTTCTTTGACACACACATTTCTCACTTCTCAAATAGGGAATAAGGAAGTTtggtaaaacaaatttaactaCAATACTGCAGCTTCTTTGGCTTTTCATAATAACACAATATGATGTTTAGCCCCCCCCTATTAACAAAAACgccaaaatacaaaagaaagttaacaagaaatacaaaaataaaagtaacataCTTGGCAATAATAAATGCAGTAAGTTATTCAGGGAGTGTGTATCAATAcaaacagtgagaaaaaaaccaCGTTGGGTATTCACACGTAGGACTGGACATTTGGTGATAATGTTTAGTGTAGGAACCTTTGTCAACTATCGAGTGCTCAAGACACCAGCTGAAACCACCTTCAGATTCATTTTCATGGATTCAACATTCAAAACTATTAGTATTAAAACTAAGCTGGTTATATGAAAGATCTCCAGAGTcaaaagcagtttctaaaaaagaaatgttggacAAAAATACAAACTCTCCTGGCTGTACCTTGTAGAGACCGTGGTGCTCATTCTGTGTCATACATGCATCTACATCTGTACAGCATTGTTGTAGACAAACTTAAAGTTATGCACGAACACAGACTTAAAGTAACAAACAGAAAACCTATAAAATTTTGGTCTACAGATGTAAAACCTTTAGTCCCATTGCTAAGTACAGCTATAGGGAAAGGCAAAAGGACTGCGACCCAACGCTGGACTTTGGCAGGCACAGACTTAAAGTCTAAACCGGCATCGGCAGGCTCATCTTTCCTTTTCCTCGGAGCACTGCAAAAACAGACAACAAACTGTGAGAACAGACTCTCCTTCCGCAGGAAATAAGTAATTAATTTCTGTTTCACATTAGCTTACCCCTCGTGACGTAAAGATAAAAGAAGTCGCAGTAGAAAATGGTCTGAACGACTCCGGACACGACGGCGATCTGGTCGAAGAAGCCCTCCGTGTGGTAGCGCCACACCCAGTTGGCTATGTAGAGGGCTCTGTAGAGGCCGAGGAAGAACAGGTAGTGGGTGGTGATGGACTCCGCCTCGCCTGTCTTTGTGATCATGAAGAGCTGGGGCATTATGGCAACGGACTCCAGGAAGATGGAGAAGGTCCACAAGATCTGAATGAAGCAATGAGGAGAGGGGTATATCAAGcactttgaaaaagtatttacaaccCTTGAACGTTTCCACATTTATGCTGACTTGCAGATTTAatgtcatagaccaacacaaagcagttaataattgtgaagtggaaggtcaATGATGCGTGGCTGAAATGCTCCCattcttttttcaaaaacagctcaagcttagGCCCAGGAAAACTatcccccagcatgatgctaccaccaccatgtttcacagtggggagcCTTGAAACTTCTTTACAACTTTATCCTTGACCCATCTACTCTGTCTcttgtcttcatgatgttctTTCACAAACACCTGTGgtcttcatagaacagctggatttacacttTTAAAGGCGGTTTGTtgcactggaatttatttagtggtatcagaataaaggagGCGTAACACAAACACGTTCTGGATTTAATTGGCAAAAATTTCCTTCTGCTTACAAAAGGAATACAACGTGCATGCTACATTGTATTgctttatcatttaaaaatatataagatgcactgaagtttgtggctgtatgCACTGCACACAATGTATTTAACGTGAAAGTGTTTCATCTAGAGATTGCTCACTGAAGTGACATAAAAGAGGCTACAGGACGTACAGACTCTTGTTTATTTACCTCTAGTGGAGTGAAAGCATAGTTTTCCAGGAAGGACAGCCCAATGACTGGAATCAACAGGAACTCCACTCTGAATGTGTCGTTCTCTGAATTGTACGTGTTCTTGAAGCGCATGTAGATCAGGTACACTGTCGCATAGGACAGTGCCAGAAACACCACCTGAGAACAGAGTCAAACACTGATTAAAGATAAGACTTTCATCTTATCACTTGCTGTCTTGCATCATCAGTACAGACTAGAGCTGCTCAACACATTGCGTTACTAACGTATATGGTTGCCACTATATTTCAAGTTCCGTGCATTTAAAATCTGCTTGCAAATGGTATATGAGGCCAGTTGGGTGAACATTCACTGTCTTTCTTAGCCACACCATTTGAGATCTTAGTGAATGAGATGCGACAGTTCAGAGAGACTGAATGGGACACTGTGATGACGGAAAAACAGTAGTGAGGAGGGTGTTGTTTAATTTGAATCTATATTACCGGTCCCATACTCAAAAACAATGTCGCAGTGTCACGCTTTTCTATGTCATGCAGCCCGAGTCTTACAtaatctaattttctgagaaacttttCCAAGTAAGCCAAAGTTAACAAAAATatacacttgaaatatatcactgtgtgtAATGAGTCTTTATAATATATCCAGATGACATCCTAATGTATGAAGATGCACCAGTAAATGTCGATGCGTGCAAGGGGAAACCTTTAAATATTCATGGGTATAGTTCATCTAATAGGAGAACAACACTATGACTGCTTCACACAGTAGCTTTGGAAGAGAGGCCAGCATTCAGGCAGGTTTCCGATGAAAAATGCACAAATGTG is a genomic window of Girardinichthys multiradiatus isolate DD_20200921_A chromosome X, DD_fGirMul_XY1, whole genome shotgun sequence containing:
- the LOC124863597 gene encoding GTPase IMAP family member 4-like isoform X2; the protein is MSSENTASHEVSPKSLISKTDPLGIVLLGRTGTGRSSSGNMILGRPAFWVELSPSSKTTRCRRQTGIVGSRSVSVIDTPGFFHTDLSPQDVMAEVGQSVSLYSPGPHVFLVTLQLGRYTQEEREALEWMKAMFGPEVSRFTMVLFTWGDQLQGKCVESFLEESPELSEFVSSCHGGYHVFDNSRQEEMSGHSEQVMQLLKKIDEIVSNNQGDCYSNVMYKEAESAIRETRERMLEERGHKLQEAEGEQNTADMERTRKEEEEARKRAERLFWCELMAALGRGAAEGAGIMGKDKSKQVKKAKVVEKAMGLAVSPFFMKSAAKVLEGAVKEGSKLPSPAWPVDQKIWECILLDNHEG
- the LOC124863597 gene encoding GTPase IMAP family member 4-like isoform X1, producing MSSENTASHEVSPKSLISKTDPLGIVLLGRTGTGRSSSGNMILGRPAFWVELSPSSKTTRCRRQTGIVGSRSVSVIDTPGFFHTDLSPQDVMAEVGQSVSLYSPGPHVFLVTLQLGRYTQEEREALEWMKAMFGPEVSRFTMVLFTWGDQLQGKCVESFLEESPELSEFVSSCHGGYHVFDNSRQEEMSGHSEQVMQLLKKIDEIVSNNQGDCYSNVMYKEAESAIRETRERMLEERGHKLQEAEGEQNTADMERTRKEEEEARKRAERLFWCELMAALGRGAAEGAGIMGKDKSKQVKKAKVVEKAMGLAVSPFFMKSAAKVLEGAVKEGSKLPSPAWPVDQKIWECILLGKTNFLFLFCFVF
- the LOC124863598 gene encoding ER lumen protein-retaining receptor 3, with the protein product MNIFRLAGDVSHLVAILILLMKIWSSRSCAGISGKSQVLFALVFTTRYLDLFTVYISAYNSVMKVVFLALSYATVYLIYMRFKNTYNSENDTFRVEFLLIPVIGLSFLENYAFTPLEILWTFSIFLESVAIMPQLFMITKTGEAESITTHYLFFLGLYRALYIANWVWRYHTEGFFDQIAVVSGVVQTIFYCDFFYLYVTRVLRGKGKMSLPMPV